One window from the genome of Jeotgalibaca sp. MA1X17-3 encodes:
- a CDS encoding metal ABC transporter ATP-binding protein produces MEYIKVENLSFSYDGEPVLQDISFSVQAGEFVILTGENGAAKSTLLKSILGLLHPQEGTATISKKNTSGENLMIGYAPQQISSFNIGFPSKVLKFVESGRYQNHRWFKKLDTEDHEHVRKSLESVGMWEERNRKIGELSGGQKQRIALARIFATDPDLFVLDEPTTGMDKESREKFYRLLRHNSRVHNKAILMVTHDHEDIKQYIDRQITLKRKENSPWRCFSMDSCSGHSKPPH; encoded by the coding sequence GTGGAATATATTAAAGTAGAAAATTTATCATTCTCTTATGATGGAGAGCCAGTCTTACAAGATATTAGCTTCTCCGTTCAGGCTGGAGAGTTTGTAATCTTGACTGGTGAAAATGGAGCAGCAAAATCCACACTCCTTAAAAGTATCTTAGGACTTTTACATCCTCAAGAGGGAACCGCAACGATTTCAAAGAAAAATACATCCGGTGAAAATCTGATGATCGGGTATGCTCCCCAACAGATTTCTTCTTTTAATATTGGATTTCCTAGTAAAGTGTTAAAATTCGTGGAATCTGGTCGATATCAGAATCATCGATGGTTTAAGAAGTTAGATACAGAAGACCATGAGCACGTTCGGAAATCATTAGAATCAGTTGGAATGTGGGAAGAACGCAATCGGAAAATTGGTGAGTTGTCTGGTGGACAAAAACAGCGAATTGCACTTGCACGGATTTTTGCAACAGACCCAGATTTATTTGTATTAGACGAACCAACCACAGGAATGGACAAAGAGTCTCGAGAAAAGTTCTATCGTTTATTACGACATAACTCTCGTGTACATAATAAAGCGATTTTGATGGTAACTCATGATCATGAGGATATAAAACAATACATCGATCGACAAATCACTTTAAAAAGAAAGGAGAATTCACCATGGAGATGTTTTTCTATGGATTCATGCAGCGGGCATTCCAAGCCTCCACACTGA
- the rnmV gene encoding ribonuclease M5 produces MKIKEMIVVEGRDDTRRIQEAVEADTIETNGSAIDEKVLKMIEKAQEVRGVIVLTDPDFPGGKIREAITQRVPEAKHAFLKKEDCQSPKGGSLGVEHASNAAIRFALQSVHTPSSVHDDIAEEDLRIFLLEAGFIGKTQSSHYRKILGDALGIGHTNGKQLLKRLRSFQITKRDIQKAMCENGISLSTDDQKEVR; encoded by the coding sequence ATGAAAATAAAAGAAATGATTGTTGTGGAAGGCCGAGATGATACTAGACGTATTCAAGAAGCAGTCGAAGCTGATACGATTGAAACGAACGGTTCTGCAATTGATGAAAAAGTTTTAAAGATGATTGAAAAAGCTCAGGAAGTTCGAGGAGTGATTGTTTTGACTGATCCAGATTTCCCAGGTGGAAAAATAAGAGAAGCAATCACACAAAGAGTTCCCGAAGCGAAGCATGCATTTTTGAAAAAAGAAGATTGTCAATCGCCTAAGGGAGGGAGCTTAGGTGTAGAGCATGCCAGCAATGCAGCTATCCGATTCGCCTTGCAAAGTGTTCATACCCCTTCATCCGTACATGATGATATTGCTGAAGAAGATTTACGTATTTTTCTTTTAGAAGCTGGTTTTATCGGAAAAACACAATCCTCTCACTATCGAAAAATTCTAGGGGATGCGTTAGGGATTGGCCATACAAATGGAAAACAACTACTTAAAAGACTTCGTAGTTTTCAAATTACAAAACGAGATATCCAAAAAGCAATGTGTGAGAATGGGATTTCCCTTTCTACAGATGACCAGAAAGAGGTACGTTAA
- a CDS encoding metal ABC transporter permease: MEMFFYGFMQRAFQASTLIAIIAPILGLILILRRQSLMADTLSHVSLAGVALGMLVGVNPTVTTILIVIVAAIGIEYLGVIYKGYSEISIAILMATGMAVALVLMSFVSGKETTSVEQFLFGSIVTINQSQIIILSVLTVVIVGLYLIFRKPLYVLLFDEDTAWTAGLPVRGMSLFISILTGVVISVIMPITGSLLVSSILILPAAIALRLVTSFQMVIAVGIMISLIGMYGGLITSYQLGTPPGATITLMFVGLFILTSILKIKKKPNKTER, translated from the coding sequence ATGGAGATGTTTTTCTATGGATTCATGCAGCGGGCATTCCAAGCCTCCACACTGATTGCCATTATTGCCCCGATTCTAGGTTTGATTTTAATTTTGAGAAGACAATCTTTAATGGCAGATACTCTTTCACACGTTTCTTTAGCAGGGGTGGCATTAGGGATGTTAGTTGGTGTTAATCCAACCGTTACGACCATTCTAATTGTAATTGTGGCTGCTATTGGTATTGAATATCTTGGCGTAATTTATAAAGGATACTCTGAAATTTCAATTGCTATTTTAATGGCTACCGGAATGGCGGTAGCTTTAGTGTTGATGAGCTTTGTTTCGGGAAAAGAAACAACAAGCGTGGAGCAGTTTCTTTTTGGATCCATCGTTACGATTAACCAGAGTCAAATCATCATCTTAAGTGTTTTAACGGTTGTGATTGTAGGGTTATATCTAATATTCCGTAAGCCATTATATGTTCTTTTGTTTGACGAAGATACTGCATGGACTGCGGGCTTACCTGTCAGAGGCATGTCTTTGTTCATTTCTATATTAACAGGGGTTGTAATCAGTGTAATCATGCCAATTACAGGGTCCTTACTTGTATCATCTATATTAATTTTACCAGCAGCGATTGCCCTTCGATTGGTAACCAGCTTTCAAATGGTTATTGCAGTGGGAATTATGATTAGCCTCATTGGAATGTATGGTGGGTTAATCACCTCTTATCAGTTGGGAACTCCTCCTGGGGCTACCATTACTTTAATGTTTGTCGGTTTATTTATCTTAACGAGTATTTTAAAAATAAAAAAGAAGCCTAACAAAACTGAACGATAA
- a CDS encoding metal ABC transporter solute-binding protein, Zn/Mn family: MTILFLGACGQSALLEESDEKESLNVVTTFYPVFEFASQVVGDYANVTVILEAGQDSHHYEPSPKDLAAIYDADVFIYSSEYMETWVPAVLDNLLESDVKIIEASQGIPFYEEDSNEEEEDHDHEGHSHIVDPHIWLDPVYASQMVETISEEMQVVDEEHSKMYEENAGIYQSELKELDRQFQEAFEGAASRTFVVQHAAFGYLARRYDLNQVSVSSLTSEQEISPAKLAEIGTFINENQIQTIYYQDSASAKVAETLAKETDTNLEVLYTIEGVTLEEQDEGIDYLHLMQSNIEALKTTIK, from the coding sequence ATGACTATTTTATTTTTAGGAGCATGTGGACAAAGTGCTCTTTTAGAAGAGAGTGATGAAAAAGAGTCATTGAATGTAGTAACTACTTTTTATCCGGTATTTGAGTTTGCATCACAAGTAGTTGGTGATTACGCAAATGTAACGGTGATATTAGAAGCAGGACAAGATAGTCATCATTATGAACCAAGTCCAAAAGATTTAGCAGCTATTTATGATGCAGATGTTTTTATATATAGTAGTGAGTATATGGAAACGTGGGTTCCAGCAGTACTAGATAACCTATTGGAAAGTGATGTAAAAATCATCGAGGCATCTCAAGGTATTCCTTTTTATGAAGAAGATTCGAATGAGGAAGAAGAGGATCATGATCATGAGGGACATAGTCATATAGTTGACCCGCACATTTGGTTGGATCCTGTTTACGCATCACAAATGGTGGAAACCATTTCGGAAGAAATGCAAGTTGTTGATGAAGAACATTCAAAAATGTACGAAGAAAATGCTGGAATTTATCAAAGTGAATTAAAGGAACTTGATAGACAATTTCAAGAAGCTTTTGAAGGTGCAGCAAGCCGGACCTTCGTTGTCCAACACGCGGCATTTGGTTACTTAGCAAGACGATATGATTTAAATCAAGTTTCCGTTTCTTCTTTAACTTCGGAACAGGAAATCAGTCCGGCTAAATTAGCTGAGATTGGAACTTTTATTAATGAGAATCAAATCCAAACGATTTATTATCAAGATTCAGCATCTGCAAAAGTAGCAGAAACTCTAGCTAAGGAAACAGATACCAATTTGGAAGTTCTTTATACGATTGAAGGAGTAACCTTAGAAGAACAGGATGAAGGGATTGACTACCTTCATTTGATGCAGAGTAATATAGAAGCTCTAAAAACGACCATTAAATAA
- the glmU gene encoding bifunctional UDP-N-acetylglucosamine diphosphorylase/glucosamine-1-phosphate N-acetyltransferase GlmU → MTNRFAVVLAAGQGTRMKSKLYKVLHQVCGKAMVEHVIDQVETAGVDKVVTVVGHGADSVKEILDVRSEYVLQEEQLGTGHAVLQAVDVLGKEVGTTLVICGDTPLLTAETLSSLLAYHEQHDAKATVLTAHADNPFGYGRVIRNTEKHVKKIVEQKDASTEEASVQEINTGTYVFDNQFLFEALSLVKNDNVQGEYYLPDVIEILKNKNEIVMAYQMENMDEALGVNDRIALAEAANTMKKRINKKHMQNGVTILDPANTYIEADVIIGSDTIVEPNVMIKGKTIIGEECMIGSSSVICDSKIGNGVRVTSSHIEQSEMVDGSNIGPNSHIRPNSIIGENVHIGNYVEVKNSTIAKDTRVGHLTYIGDADLGENINVGCGTVFVNYDGKNKHRTSVGDNSFIGCNVNLVAPVNVANNAFLAAGSTITKNVPEGAMGIARSRQENKDGYWKKLPPSQN, encoded by the coding sequence ATGACAAATCGTTTTGCAGTTGTTCTTGCTGCTGGGCAAGGAACAAGAATGAAGAGTAAACTCTATAAAGTTTTACATCAAGTATGTGGAAAAGCGATGGTAGAACATGTGATTGATCAAGTGGAAACTGCTGGTGTTGATAAAGTAGTTACCGTTGTTGGTCATGGTGCTGATTCAGTAAAAGAAATACTTGATGTGCGATCTGAATATGTATTGCAAGAAGAACAATTAGGGACAGGACATGCTGTTTTACAAGCGGTTGATGTTCTGGGTAAAGAAGTAGGAACAACGTTAGTAATATGCGGAGACACACCACTCTTGACAGCTGAAACTCTAAGTAGTCTTCTTGCTTATCATGAACAACATGATGCAAAAGCAACGGTTTTGACTGCACATGCAGATAATCCATTTGGCTATGGAAGAGTCATCCGTAATACTGAAAAACATGTAAAGAAAATTGTTGAACAAAAAGATGCATCCACTGAGGAAGCTTCTGTTCAAGAAATCAATACGGGTACATATGTATTCGATAATCAATTCCTTTTCGAAGCACTATCATTGGTCAAGAATGACAATGTTCAAGGTGAGTATTATTTACCAGATGTAATTGAAATATTAAAAAACAAAAATGAAATTGTAATGGCCTATCAAATGGAAAATATGGATGAAGCTTTAGGGGTAAATGATCGAATTGCTTTAGCCGAAGCTGCGAATACAATGAAAAAAAGAATCAATAAAAAGCATATGCAAAATGGAGTTACGATTTTAGATCCTGCAAACACGTATATCGAAGCAGATGTTATCATCGGGTCTGATACGATTGTGGAGCCAAATGTGATGATTAAAGGCAAAACGATTATTGGTGAAGAGTGTATGATTGGATCTAGTTCCGTCATTTGTGATTCTAAAATTGGAAATGGTGTTCGAGTTACAAGTTCTCATATCGAACAATCCGAAATGGTAGATGGAAGCAATATAGGGCCGAATAGTCATATTCGTCCTAACAGTATCATCGGTGAAAACGTGCATATTGGAAATTATGTAGAAGTGAAAAATTCTACGATTGCCAAAGATACACGAGTAGGACATCTTACGTACATTGGTGATGCTGACTTAGGTGAAAACATCAATGTTGGTTGTGGCACTGTATTTGTGAATTATGATGGAAAAAATAAACATCGTACAAGTGTAGGTGACAATAGTTTCATTGGTTGTAATGTAAACTTGGTTGCTCCAGTGAATGTAGCAAACAATGCCTTTTTAGCTGCAGGGTCAACGATTACCAAAAATGTTCCTGAGGGTGCAATGGGAATTGCCCGTTCCCGTCAAGAAAATAAAGATGGTTATTGGAAAAAACTTCCACCATCTCAAAACTAA
- a CDS encoding ribose-phosphate diphosphokinase — translation MSTEHYKDPKLKIFSLSSNRPLAEKIAEEIGVELGVVSSTQFSDGEIKVNIEESIRGAHVYVIQSTSSPVNDHLMELLIMIDALKRASAKTINVVIPYYGYARQDRKAQSREPITSKLVANMITMAGANRVLALDLHAPQIQGFFDIPVDHLLGAPLLANYFLESDVMKQDVVVVSPDHGGVTRARKLAEFIQAPIAIIDKRRPKANVAEVMNIIGDVKGKKCILIDDMIDTAGTIALAAQALEDAGAEGVWACCTHAVLSGPAIERLENSVIEKVIVTDSINIPEEKLTGKIVQISVSQLIAEAIRRIHENRSVSPLFQEKFTIIE, via the coding sequence ATGAGTACAGAACATTATAAAGACCCAAAATTGAAAATCTTTTCATTGAGTTCGAACCGTCCGTTGGCAGAAAAAATTGCAGAAGAAATAGGTGTGGAGCTAGGTGTTGTATCATCCACTCAATTTAGCGATGGGGAAATAAAAGTCAATATTGAAGAAAGTATCCGTGGAGCACACGTTTACGTTATCCAATCTACTAGTTCTCCAGTAAATGATCATTTAATGGAATTGTTAATTATGATCGATGCGTTAAAGAGAGCAAGTGCCAAGACCATTAATGTAGTGATCCCTTATTATGGATATGCCCGTCAAGACCGTAAGGCACAATCTCGCGAGCCAATCACATCGAAACTGGTTGCAAATATGATTACAATGGCTGGAGCAAATCGTGTTTTAGCGTTGGATCTCCATGCACCACAAATCCAAGGGTTCTTTGATATTCCTGTGGATCATTTATTGGGTGCTCCATTACTAGCTAATTACTTCCTAGAAAGTGATGTAATGAAGCAAGATGTTGTAGTTGTTTCTCCAGATCATGGTGGAGTGACTCGTGCTAGAAAGCTAGCAGAATTCATTCAAGCTCCAATTGCCATTATCGACAAAAGAAGACCAAAAGCAAACGTTGCAGAAGTTATGAATATTATTGGAGATGTAAAAGGGAAGAAATGTATCCTGATTGACGATATGATTGATACTGCTGGAACCATTGCATTAGCAGCACAAGCATTAGAAGATGCAGGTGCAGAAGGTGTGTGGGCTTGTTGTACACACGCAGTTCTTTCCGGACCTGCAATAGAGCGACTTGAAAACTCAGTAATTGAAAAAGTAATCGTAACGGACTCTATTAATATTCCAGAAGAGAAATTAACAGGTAAAATCGTTCAAATTAGTGTTTCACAACTAATTGCAGAAGCAATTCGTCGAATCCATGAAAACCGTTCTGTAAGTCCATTATTCCAAGAAAAATTTACTATAATAGAATAA
- the rsmA gene encoding 16S rRNA (adenine(1518)-N(6)/adenine(1519)-N(6))-dimethyltransferase RsmA — MNDSEQKKYIATPSRTNEIIKRYKLTMKKSLGQNFIIDPNILTKMIEAGEIDKDTCVIEVGPGIGALTERLAEAAKKVVTFEVDTRLKPILKRELADHSNIEVIFQDILQANLQEIFETHFEPEDRIVVAANLPYYITTPIIMRFVEEQLPIDTFVMMMQKEVAQRMTAQPSTKAYGSLTIAIDYYTHAEIAFHVPKTVFIPQPNVDSAILKLQRRVEPKVDVVNEKFFFQLIRFSFQQRRKTLWNNLTSHFGKNEDVKEELTRGLQAAGIDPGRRAETLSIEEFATLADELTELSQRETRS; from the coding sequence ATGAATGATTCAGAACAGAAAAAATATATTGCAACGCCAAGCCGAACCAATGAAATCATTAAACGATATAAATTAACGATGAAAAAAAGTTTAGGGCAAAATTTTATTATTGATCCAAATATTTTAACAAAAATGATTGAAGCAGGTGAGATTGATAAAGATACTTGTGTAATTGAAGTAGGTCCCGGAATTGGTGCTTTAACAGAGCGATTAGCTGAAGCAGCAAAAAAAGTGGTTACATTTGAAGTAGACACACGATTAAAACCCATTTTAAAAAGAGAGTTAGCTGATCATTCGAATATTGAAGTTATTTTCCAAGATATTTTACAAGCAAATCTTCAAGAAATATTTGAAACACATTTCGAACCAGAAGATCGTATTGTAGTTGCAGCGAATTTACCTTATTACATCACCACTCCAATTATCATGCGTTTTGTTGAGGAACAACTTCCGATTGATACGTTCGTCATGATGATGCAAAAGGAAGTCGCTCAAAGAATGACGGCTCAACCTTCTACGAAAGCATACGGATCTTTAACGATTGCCATTGATTATTATACGCATGCTGAGATTGCTTTTCATGTTCCCAAAACGGTATTCATTCCGCAGCCGAATGTAGATTCTGCTATTCTAAAATTACAAAGAAGAGTAGAGCCAAAGGTAGATGTTGTAAATGAAAAGTTTTTCTTCCAATTGATTCGTTTTTCATTCCAACAAAGACGCAAAACATTGTGGAATAATTTAACAAGTCACTTTGGCAAAAATGAAGATGTTAAAGAAGAATTGACAAGAGGATTACAAGCGGCTGGGATTGATCCAGGACGACGTGCTGAGACTCTTTCAATTGAAGAGTTTGCTACTCTCGCTGATGAATTAACAGAATTATCTCAAAGAGAAACGAGATCATAA
- a CDS encoding nucleoid-associated protein, with translation MLSIQKAVLHIFDLNTNEPIYSFAGLDLSERFMQDYIQAMIEKVEDSDNMKEGTLEEENTFAKMLGTVEEDFIETTKGMTEKLFDITKRNPEIPPADLLFTQFMLDEVPCLGIFKLNYSDSMTHLVSYEEEVLTNQLIVNRTILPSQRQAIQEGCVINLENLQYHVIEKKHFIEEEGEKIYYFTERFLEDVPQPSLKENISHIKKAVQKTSKAFSDEEFQTLAQTKDAIVHSMQEEKSIDYKVIADTLYGDNFSKKDKFYEEVKEMGYTDKAPAEVALMGPRYSKQKFKLDNGIELSIPIELYKDPEVVEFINNPDGTTSVLIKNIEKIKNLF, from the coding sequence ATGCTATCGATTCAAAAAGCTGTTTTGCATATTTTTGATTTAAATACAAATGAACCAATTTATTCTTTTGCGGGATTGGATCTCTCAGAGCGATTCATGCAAGATTATATTCAAGCAATGATTGAAAAAGTAGAAGATTCAGATAATATGAAGGAAGGGACTTTGGAAGAAGAAAATACCTTCGCGAAGATGTTGGGAACGGTAGAAGAAGACTTTATTGAAACGACAAAAGGAATGACAGAAAAACTTTTTGACATTACTAAACGGAATCCTGAAATACCACCAGCAGACTTACTTTTCACTCAATTTATGTTAGATGAAGTTCCTTGTTTAGGGATTTTTAAATTAAACTATTCTGATAGTATGACACATTTAGTTTCTTATGAGGAAGAGGTTCTAACCAATCAATTAATTGTTAATCGTACGATCCTTCCTTCACAACGTCAAGCAATTCAAGAAGGGTGTGTCATCAATCTTGAAAACCTTCAATATCATGTAATTGAAAAGAAACATTTTATTGAAGAAGAAGGCGAAAAGATATATTACTTTACAGAACGGTTCTTAGAAGATGTGCCTCAACCGAGTCTAAAGGAAAACATTAGTCATATTAAAAAAGCAGTTCAAAAAACAAGTAAAGCATTTAGTGATGAAGAATTTCAAACACTCGCACAAACCAAAGATGCCATTGTGCATAGCATGCAAGAAGAAAAAAGTATTGACTATAAAGTGATTGCGGATACCTTATATGGTGATAACTTTTCAAAGAAAGATAAATTTTATGAAGAAGTAAAAGAAATGGGATATACTGATAAAGCACCCGCTGAAGTGGCGTTAATGGGTCCTCGATACTCAAAACAAAAATTCAAGTTAGATAACGGGATTGAACTTAGTATTCCAATCGAATTATATAAAGATCCAGAAGTAGTTGAATTTATTAATAATCCAGATGGTACAACATCAGTTCTTATCAAAAATATTGAAAAAATCAAAAATTTATTTTAA
- a CDS encoding Veg family protein, with the protein MPNNLMDIKEQLEGHLGKKVMLTAQAGRKRKTERKGVLKETYHSVFVVDLDQEENAFKRVSYSYADVLTSSVEVSFFDEKTSEYA; encoded by the coding sequence ATGCCGAATAATTTGATGGACATCAAAGAACAGCTGGAAGGTCACTTAGGTAAAAAAGTAATGCTAACTGCGCAAGCAGGTAGAAAAAGAAAGACAGAAAGAAAAGGGGTTTTAAAAGAAACCTATCATTCTGTTTTTGTTGTGGATTTAGATCAAGAAGAAAATGCTTTTAAGCGTGTTTCTTATAGCTATGCGGATGTGCTAACCTCATCGGTAGAAGTATCTTTTTTTGATGAGAAAACAAGTGAGTATGCGTAG
- a CDS encoding murein hydrolase activator EnvC → MRKKYIALASAILLLSPLAGGVTVQADTLDELNQQKQQLETESQNVQSEINEKESSLQELASQKVVLQEKVEEMQNSINDLLIKLEKQEEKLLEIEAKIDELQKKIEALELVIEQRSEKLDNQARVIQTEASMTDMVSIVMSAENFSEVVGKITTVSKLVTANKEIIVQQENDKKEVEESKQAVEDEKTAAEELKQEIIIAKNNIVAQKAELDQQISLVIENANLTSSEKSKLESTKNSLDSQTQAVRNDISAEEERIEQERIAREQAEKAEKEKQEKIAREKAAAAEEANNLYASTTSTPSQQVTNTGGFIRPASGYNSSPFGFRISPVDGAYRLHAGMDIAGSGSINAAQSGTVEYAGYNDMYGYHVIINHGVINGVSVKTLYGHMIAGLMVAPGQSVGQGQQLGTMGTTGQSTGVHLHFEVFENGVVVNPLNYISL, encoded by the coding sequence TTGAGAAAAAAATACATTGCACTAGCATCAGCGATCTTGCTACTTTCTCCATTGGCTGGGGGAGTAACAGTACAAGCAGATACCTTAGATGAATTAAACCAACAAAAACAACAACTTGAAACTGAATCTCAAAATGTACAAAGTGAAATTAATGAAAAAGAATCTTCGTTACAAGAACTAGCATCACAAAAAGTAGTTTTACAAGAAAAAGTTGAAGAAATGCAAAACAGTATTAATGACCTTCTTATAAAACTAGAAAAACAAGAAGAAAAACTGCTTGAAATCGAAGCAAAGATAGATGAATTACAGAAGAAAATTGAAGCTTTAGAGCTAGTGATAGAACAACGCAGTGAAAAATTAGATAATCAAGCACGTGTGATCCAAACAGAAGCAAGTATGACTGATATGGTATCCATCGTGATGTCAGCTGAAAATTTCAGTGAAGTAGTTGGGAAAATCACTACTGTTTCTAAGCTAGTAACAGCTAATAAAGAAATCATTGTTCAACAAGAAAATGATAAAAAAGAAGTTGAAGAAAGCAAACAAGCTGTTGAAGATGAAAAAACTGCAGCTGAAGAGCTGAAACAAGAAATTATCATTGCCAAAAATAATATTGTTGCACAAAAAGCGGAACTAGATCAGCAAATTTCTCTAGTGATTGAAAATGCAAATCTTACAAGTAGTGAAAAAAGCAAACTAGAATCTACTAAAAATAGTCTAGATTCACAAACACAAGCGGTAAGAAATGATATTTCAGCAGAAGAGGAACGAATTGAACAAGAAAGAATTGCTCGTGAACAAGCTGAAAAAGCTGAAAAAGAAAAACAAGAAAAAATCGCTCGAGAGAAAGCGGCGGCGGCAGAAGAAGCAAACAATCTTTATGCTTCTACTACTTCAACACCAAGCCAACAAGTTACAAACACGGGTGGATTTATCCGCCCAGCGAGTGGTTATAACTCTTCACCATTTGGTTTCCGTATTTCACCAGTTGACGGAGCGTATCGTTTGCACGCCGGGATGGACATAGCGGGTAGTGGTTCAATTAACGCTGCACAAAGTGGAACGGTAGAGTATGCTGGTTATAATGATATGTACGGATATCATGTAATCATTAATCATGGAGTAATAAACGGGGTTTCCGTAAAGACTTTATATGGTCATATGATTGCTGGGTTGATGGTTGCTCCGGGACAATCCGTTGGACAGGGGCAACAACTTGGAACGATGGGAACTACAGGCCAATCGACGGGTGTTCATTTGCACTTTGAAGTATTCGAAAATGGTGTAGTGGTTAATCCATTAAATTATATTTCTCTTTAA
- the purR gene encoding pur operon repressor: MKIKRSERLVDMTHHLLEHPHTLVSLTYYSKKYGSAKSSISEDLSIIKRTFEENGIGIVETLPGAAGGVKYTPTISDSAAKVFIEEICEMMASKERLLPGGYVYLSDLLGNPQILQKIGRIIASQYTEQSVTAVMTVATKGVPIAQAVASNLNVPFVIVRRDSKITEGSTVSINYVSGSSERVEKMELSKRSLPSGSKVLIVDDFMKGGGTVNGMKSMIEEFDSETVGVMVFAEAAYTTGKETDDYTSLIRVDKVDLRNRTMEVSLGSHFD, from the coding sequence GTGAAAATAAAAAGAAGCGAACGACTAGTAGATATGACGCACCATTTATTGGAGCACCCACATACATTAGTTTCATTAACATACTATTCAAAAAAGTATGGATCGGCCAAGTCTTCTATTAGTGAAGACTTATCGATTATCAAACGAACGTTTGAAGAGAATGGGATTGGTATCGTTGAAACGTTACCAGGAGCAGCAGGTGGCGTAAAGTATACACCTACTATATCTGATTCAGCGGCAAAGGTATTTATTGAAGAAATTTGTGAAATGATGGCAAGCAAAGAGCGTCTGTTGCCTGGCGGATACGTGTATTTATCCGATTTATTAGGAAATCCACAAATCCTTCAAAAGATTGGTAGAATTATTGCCTCTCAATATACAGAACAATCTGTTACAGCTGTTATGACCGTTGCTACAAAAGGAGTTCCGATTGCCCAAGCAGTAGCCAGCAATTTGAATGTGCCTTTTGTAATTGTCCGTCGGGATAGCAAGATTACCGAAGGATCTACAGTAAGTATTAACTATGTTTCAGGTTCATCTGAAAGAGTAGAGAAGATGGAATTGTCCAAGCGAAGTCTACCAAGTGGATCCAAAGTCCTAATCGTAGATGACTTTATGAAGGGTGGCGGAACCGTCAACGGAATGAAGAGCATGATCGAAGAGTTTGATTCTGAAACGGTGGGAGTAATGGTTTTTGCAGAAGCTGCTTATACCACTGGAAAAGAAACGGATGATTATACTTCTTTGATTCGTGTAGACAAAGTTGACTTACGTAATCGTACTATGGAAGTTAGTTTAGGAAGCCATTTTGATTAG
- the ispE gene encoding 4-(cytidine 5'-diphospho)-2-C-methyl-D-erythritol kinase, whose protein sequence is MEWIERAPAKINLTLDVLFKRDDNYHELEMIMSSVDLADHLTFTPLDEDTVEVFTNKAFLPVDRRNHVHQAAKLIKKEYDIQTGIRIEIDKKIPVAAGLGGGSTDAAATLRALNRIWNLNLSTDQLIEYGMRIGTDVPHSIIGGTAFVSGRGESVRPIAPVPPCWIVLAKPRLSVSTKAVFRALEVEQLSYKPTSRIVERAIEANDYEGMVQNLGNALEYVTFQRHPQLAQLKERMLRYGMDGVTMSGSGPTIIGFSQNYSRAKRVYNSLRGFCEEVYITRTIKNE, encoded by the coding sequence ATGGAATGGATAGAACGAGCACCGGCCAAAATTAATCTAACGTTGGATGTACTATTCAAGCGAGATGACAATTATCATGAATTAGAAATGATTATGTCTTCTGTTGATCTTGCTGACCATTTGACATTTACTCCTTTAGATGAGGATACGGTTGAAGTATTTACAAATAAAGCTTTTTTACCAGTGGATCGTAGGAATCATGTTCATCAGGCTGCCAAGTTGATTAAAAAAGAATATGATATTCAGACAGGGATCCGAATTGAAATTGATAAAAAAATACCGGTTGCAGCTGGATTAGGTGGCGGAAGTACAGATGCTGCTGCTACTCTACGTGCCTTAAATAGAATATGGAATTTAAACTTGTCGACCGATCAACTCATTGAATATGGCATGCGTATTGGAACAGATGTGCCACATTCTATTATTGGAGGGACTGCTTTTGTTTCCGGTAGAGGGGAAAGCGTTCGTCCGATTGCACCTGTTCCACCGTGTTGGATTGTGTTGGCTAAGCCACGATTGAGTGTTTCTACAAAAGCTGTTTTTAGAGCTTTGGAAGTAGAGCAATTATCGTATAAGCCGACCTCTCGAATTGTAGAAAGAGCCATTGAAGCGAACGATTATGAAGGAATGGTTCAGAATTTAGGGAATGCTCTTGAGTACGTTACCTTTCAACGACACCCCCAACTAGCTCAGTTAAAGGAAAGAATGTTACGATATGGCATGGATGGTGTAACAATGAGTGGAAGCGGACCTACCATCATTGGTTTTAGTCAAAATTATTCTCGAGCCAAAAGAGTCTATAACAGTCTACGAGGCTTTTGTGAGGAAGTATATATCACCCGTACGATCAAAAATGAATAA